The Salirhabdus salicampi DNA segment TGGCATCCATTGATAAAACATATGATACACACCATTCCACTGTACGAAGCCATTCGGATCGTTAATTAGCCCAACTGGTGGGACAATATGGTAGTCAAGACGATAACGATCTTCCTCAACTTTTTGACAATGCTGTTCATATGTTTCTATTGCCTCATTTCGCAGTTGTTTATCGGCTTGTCGATTCATGAAATCACCCCCGGTCGTTTTGCAGTAGCTGTTCTACTTCGGTTTTCGTTGGTAAAGCTGTCATCGCTCCTTTTGTAGATGCAGCAAGTCCTCCAGATACACTTGCAAATTGTGCCATTTGAACCGCCTCTTCAAGGGTTAACGTAGATAAGTCCCGTGAAAATTCATTCACTGAATATAAAATACCGGAAACAAAGGCATCTCCTGCACCTGTTGTATCAACGGCTTTCACTTTTCGGGCAGGAACATGTGCATAACCGTCTTTTGTGACGACGTAGCTTCCATCTTCTCCTAACGTTACGAGAATAAATGGGATATTGTATGCTTCTAGTTGAGCAATCCCTTTCTCAATATTTGTTTCCCCTGTAATAAATGTTAATTCTTCATCGGATATTTTTAACACATCTGCATGTTCTAGCATTGATATAATACGTTCTTTTGCTTCTTTTGCGTCTTTCCATAAGCCTAACCGTAAATTTGGATCGTAAGAAATGACTACCCCATTTTCTTTGGCAAGTTGTACAGCAGACATAGTTGCAGTTCGGGCTGGGTCATCAATTAATGAAATAGAACCAAAATGTAATACGTTATTTTCTTTGAACATTGTTGATTCAATTTCTTCTTTTTGTAAAAAACGGTCTGCACTTGGATCAATATAAAAATCAAAACTACGTTCTCCATTTGCGGCTAGTGTTACAAACACGATACCTGTACGGTGTTCTTTTGATAGCAACATATAGTTTGTATTTACATGAAAATCTTGCAACGTTTTTTGTAAAAATCTCCCCATTACATCATCTCCGACTTTACCTAAAAAAGTTGAAGGAGTACCAAGTTGGGCTACACCAACTGCCACATTTGCAGGAGCCCCACCTGGGCTTTTTTGCAAGGATATATTTTCTTGATCCAGCGGGATAAAGTCAATTAAAGCTTCACCTAAACAAATTACACCATTTTTCATAAAATTCGCTCTCCTTTATACTTTCTTGTCAATCGTTCAAAAAGCCAGGCAAAAGTAGCCTGACTTTTTGAACATTCTTTTATTCTTCTTTCCAACCTAATAATAAGGTTGTCACAAATGCACCACCAGCTGCAATTAAGAAGCCAATTGCATAATTTAGCGGGTCCTGTACAATTGCAAACATTGGAATACCGGTTAATCCTAGTCCGTTTGCTGTTACTTGCGTAAATGTCACGTAAAAGCCTCCTAGGGCTCCTCCGATTGCTGCACCAATAAACGGACGACGGTATCTTAAGTTTACACCAAATATGACAGGCTCTGTAATTCCTAAAAAGGCAGACAATGAAGCGGGAGCTGCTATACTTTTCGTTTTCTTACTTTTCGTTTTCGTAAAGACAGCTAGACCTGCTCCACCTTGTGCTACGTTAGCCATTGCCCAAATAGGCAACAAGTAGTTGACACCGATTTTCCCTAGAATCTCTGCTTCGATTGCGTGGAAACTATGGTGTACACCTGTAAGAACAATCATAGAATAAAGACCACCGAACACTAAACCTGCTCCACCGGCAATTGTACCGTAAATCACATCTAGGCCTGTTGTAATTGCATCTCCTAATGCTCTTCCTAACGGTCCCACTACAAGAAGCGCAACAAATCCTGTGAAAATAACCGTTAAAAATGGAGTAACTAGTAAATCAATCGCATTTGGAACTACTTTACGTAATCGTTTCTCAACAATACTCATAACATACACCGTAAGTAGAACGGGAATTACAGTTCCTTGATAACCTAACATTGCCACTTCTATACCGAAAAAGTCCATATATTCCGGCTCTGCATTCGATAATACCCAAGGATTTAACAGAGCTGGATGGGTCATAATTCCACCAATTACTGCACCTAAATACGTATTCCCACCAAATTCTTTTGCAGCACTAAAACCAATTAAGATTGGTAAAATGATAAATGCTGCCGCAGAGAACATGTCCAGCATGACATAGAGTGCACTTTCTGAATCTACCCAGTTGTATGTGTTCATCATTCCGAGAAGACCCATTAACATACCACTAGCTACGATAGCTGGAATAATTGGTACAAATATATTGGATAACGTACGGGCAAACCGTGCCAGTGGATTCATCTTACGCTTTGCCGCCTCTTTATGAGCTTCACTGGATTGCGTTTCTGCAGATAGTCCTAATTCCTTTGCAAATGGTTCATAAACTTTGTTTACGACACCTGTACCGAATATGATTTGGTACTGTCCTGAACTTGAAAAAGCACCTTGAACACCGTCTAACTCCTCAATTTCTTTTTGATTAATTTTTTCTTCATCTTCAATGACAAGACGAAGTCTAGTTGCACAGTGTGTTCCACTGACGATATTATCTTTTCCCCCAAGTAACGGGATGAGCTTATTCGCTACCTCTTGATGATTCATAGCTTCTCCTCTTTTCTGTCTGTTTTTCTATAAGGAACATTAAAGGAAGGTTATTAGACAATAAAAAAGACCTAAAGTGTGTAGAAAAGGATATAAGTATCCCTTTAAACACAATTTAGGTCTTGCCTGCCGAACAGTCACAATCCTTTAATATTCCGTTGTTTACGTTTTCATTTTATGTCGATTTTTGTGAACTGTCAACAACTTTTTTTAATCTCTTTCAACCATTCGTTGAATATGCAATGTAATATAACCGATTTCAGATATAGGTAGTTCAATATCGTATTCTTCTTTTGCAAACTGACCAAGTTTATCTGCACAATCATAAGCTGTTTTATATTTCTCTTGTAGTAAGGCCAACATATCAGGGTCCATTGAATGGAACGGTTTTTGTTGATTGATTCTATTAATGGCAAAGCGTAAATGGGTAACGAGTCGCTGGTGAGATATGCTATCCTCTTCTATTTGATAGCCCATTTTATTGCCAATAAATTGAACAAAATCATTAATGATCGTTGTTTGTTTTAACGTTTGTTCCATATTTATGGAATCTAATTTTGCCGTATGAATGTGCAGGGCAATATGGCCCGCTTCATCCTCGGGTATTGGGATACCAAACTTCTTTTCCATCTGTTGTTTCGCCCATAGTCCAATTTTATATTCTTCTTTATATAAGACCTTGATTTCCATTAACAATTTATTTTTTACAGTAAATCCTTCTTTTAGCCGTTCGATAGCGAAGGACAAATGATCTGTTAAAGAAATGTGAATATGATTACTTAGGGGAACTTGCAAAACACCTTCAGCATAGCTGATAATTTCTTCAGCCATATCTATAATGTCTACTGAAATGGTACGAAGCAATTGCTGAAACTTTTCATTGCCTTCTTCCATAATAAAGATTTTTTCAATTTTCCCTTCAGGAATAATGTCATTTTTCCGTTTTTGGAACGCAATACCTGGACCCATGACAATCTTTTCTTTACCATCTTCTTTTACGACGACTGCATTGTTATTTAATACTTTGAAAATTCTCACCGTATACTCCCCTTAGACATTGTTCACTTTGCATGCCTATCATCATAGCATATAAAAAATGGTCACGCCACTAACCAACAAAGGCATCGTCCAAAATAGACAAACAAAAAGGACATACTCTTTTCAGTATGCCCGGGTTCACCAATGCTATTTTATAGTGAGTCATATCGCAAATCATTTTTTACAAGATCAGCGAAATTCTCCCGTTGAATAACTAATTGATCTTTTCCATTTTCAACAAATACAACGGCTGCTTTTGGGAACCGATTGTAATGACTGGCCATCGAATAACTGTAAGCACCTGTTGAATAAACGGCTAAAAGATCACCTGATTGGATACTTTCTGGAACTTGCAAGTCCCAAATTAGCATATCCCCTGATTCGCAACACTTCCCAGCAATCGAAACAGTTTTGGATTTCGGTTCATTAAAACGGTTGGCTACAACGGCTTCATATTTCGCATTGTATAAAGCAGGACGTATATTATCGGTCATGCCTCCATCAACAGCTACATACGTACGTACCCCAGGGATTTCTTTAATTGAGCCGACTTTGTAGACCGTAATCGCTGTGTCACCTACAATAGCCCGGCCAGGTTCAATCCAAATTTCTGGCATATTCAGTTTACGTGCATTCGTTTGCTTTTTCACTTCCGCAACGAGGGCTTCTACATAAGCAGCCAATGGTTTCGGCTCATCATCATCTGTATATCTAATCCCAAACCCACCACCTAAATTGAGGACGGATGGTGAATAATTGTACTCTGTATTCCAATGATCAATAACGTCAAACAGTTTTTGGACAGCCATAATAAAACCGTCAGTTTCAAAGATTTGTGAACCAATATGACAGTGTAAGCCGACGACATGAATTTGGTCATGATTCAACAATTGTGCTAACGCTTTATCTGCTTGTCCGTTTGCTAAATCAAAACCGAATTTTGAATCTTCTTGTCCTGTTAGAATATAGTCATGTGTGTGGGCTTCAATACCAGGTGTAACCCGCAACAATACATTCATTTCTTTACCTTGCTTCTTCAGGACATACTCTAATAGTTCGATTTCATGAAAATTATCCAACACAATACAACCAACATCATGTTCGACAGCCATTTCAATCTCTTCAATATTTTTATTGTTTCCATGTAAATGAATGCGGTCAGTCGGGAAATCAGCCTGCAAAGCTGTATATAGCTCCCCTTGTGATACAACATCTAAGCTTAGCCCTTCTTGTTTTGCTACTTGAAGCATCGCAATGGAGGAAAAAGCTTTACTCGCATAGGCAACTTGATATTTGACATTTTCTTTTTGAAAGGCGTCAACAAATGCTCTAGCATTGCTGCGAATTTTTTCAACATCATATATAAATAAAGGTGTTCCGTACTTTTCTGCCAGTTTTGTAACATCCATGCTAGCAAAATATAAATGTTCTTTTTGAACCGTATTTTGAACCATTTTCTTCACCCCTGTCTATATGAAAAAAGAAAAGAGACAGCTCGGCACTGCCTCGTATAATAAATAATTTATAAAAGATACTGTATCATATTCTAACAGGGGTTTCAATACGTTCTAGTTAGACTGACGTCGAATGTTGCGCGGTTTCGTAATTTTTGGACGTACCTTTTCCAAGGGTACTGATACGCGAAACATAATTTGCAAAATCGATTTTCCATCAAACGGCATTAACGGCCATAAATAAGGTGTATTTAAGGAATTTAAGCGAGTGAGGAATAAGAGCAGTATCGTTATACCGATAACGAACCCGATCGGACCATACAAGGCTGTAGATAAAATTAACAATACCCTCGTAATTTTGTTCGCTACACTTAACTCATAGCTAGGGGTTGCAAACGCACCAATTGCACTTATAGCGACATAAAGAATAACCTCAGGCATAAATAATCCAACATTTATCGCTATCTCACCAATCAACACCGCAGCAATTAAACCCATCGCAGTAGAAAGAGGAGTCGGTGTATGAATGGCAGCCATCCGTAAAAACTCAATTCCAATATCAGCTAAAATTATTTGGACTAAAACGGGAATATTTCCTTCTTCACTCGGGCCGATAAATTCCAATCCGGCAGGAAGTAAATTTGGATGTAAAACAAATAGTAACCATAACGGTAATAAGAAAACAGAAGAGAAAATGCCTAAAAATCTTGTCCACCGGATAAAGGTACCTACTGCCGGTGATTGTCGATACTCTTCGGCATGTTGGACATGGTGAAAAAATGTTGTCGGTGTAATAATCATACTAGGTGATGTATCAACTGTAATGACAACATGCCCCTCTAATAAGTGAGCGGCTGCGACATCTGGCCGTTCAGTATAGCGGACGAGTGGATAAGGATTAAATCCCTGCTTCACTAAAAACTCCTCTATCGTCTTTTCCGCCATTGATAACCCATCAATACTAATGTTATTTAGCTCTTTTTTTATGACTTTCACAAGTTGGGGATCCGCAACGTCTTGTATATAGGCGATGCAAATATCCGTTTTGGACCTTTCCCCAATTTGTAAGATTTCATGACGTAACCGCTCATCTCGTATACGTCTTCTCGTTAATGCCGTGTTTTCGATAATATTTTCTGTATAGCCGTCTCTTGAACCACGAACAACCTTTTCGGTATCCGGCTCTTGAGGACCTCGACCCGGATATTGACGAACATCAACTATAAAGCCTTCAGATTCACCGTCAATAAAAATTACGATTAATCCTGATAGAAGCTTATCAACCACTTCGTCCATTTTTTTTACAGGTTCAACCTGTTGATGAACGAGGCGATTTTTAATGACCTCTTTTAATTTTGCTTTGTTAGATTCACTATCATTAATATCAATAATTTGACGCAATAACTGTACAATTACTGACGTATCACACAAACCGGTAACATAGTAAAGGTGTACATCCGTTTTCATAACTTGAACATCACGGAATCCTACGTCAAATGATACGCCAACACCTAAACGGTCTTTCATATATTGTTGATTTTCTTTTATTTTTGAAGATACGGCAACGCTTTGTGATGTACTCATGAAAAAGACCGACCCTTTCCTTTAACACTCTTATCCTTTCGGCTTAAAAAACACGGATACAAGGAACCCAAACAATATGGCAGATGCAATACCTGCCGATGTTAAGGAGAAAATTCCGATCGAAACACCTAAAAATCCGTGTTCTTCAGCTTGTTTCATTGCACCGTGTACGAGGGAATGGCCAAAACTTGTGATCGGCACTGTAGCACCTGCTCCAGCAAATTTTATTAACTTATCATATAGACCAAACCCATCTAATACTGCACCTGTAACGACGAATAACGTCATAACATGAGCAGGGGTCCATCTCGTTAAATCAAACAACAGTTGACCTATAACACATATTCCACCACCTACAAGAAAGGCCCATACGTAATCCATCACTCATTCAACCCCTCTCTCATGAACACGACGCCATGTGCAATGGTTGGAATGGTCTCCTTTTGTTGAACCATTGTCGGACTAAGTAATGCACCAGTCGCTACGACGAGTACCTTGTTTAACTTACCTTTTCGTAATTCCGATAATATATGTCCATAAGTGACTACAGCAGAACAAGCACAGCCACTTCCACCAGCAAACGCTTGCTGATCACTACTATAAATCATTAGACCACAATCATTATGTTTCATATCGACGTTAAAACCGTCTTCTTTTAACATATCTTTTAAAATTGGACTTCCAATTGAAGACAAATCACCTGTCAAAATCAAATCGTAATCGCTTGGCATTCTCCCTAAATCTTGGAGATGGGTTTTAATCGTATCGTATGCTGCAGGTGCCATCGCGGATCCCATATCAAAAGGGTTATTCATTTGGTAATCCATAACTTTTCCAATCGTGGCACTTTCTATACGAATATCAGATTTTTTCTTCGAAACTATTCCCGCTCCAGCTCCGGTTACAGTTGTTGTTGCTGTATCTGGCTTTTGACCTCCATACTCGGTAGGGTAGCGGTATTGACGTTCTGCTGTGGCATAATGACTGCTCGTGGCAGCTGCAGCATAGTTAGCAAACCCTGCATCGACTAATGCAGACCCTACGGCTAATGTCTCCATAGAGGTTGAACACGCACCAAACATCCCTAAAAAAGGAACAGCCATTGAACGCGCTACATAATTTGCCGAAATAATTTGGTTCAATAAATCTCCACCAAGTAAAATATCAATATCACTTTTTTGTAAATTTGCCTTTTGTAAACAAAGGTCAATGGCTGTTTGAAGCAACTTTCGCTCTGCTAACTCCCAGTTTTTTTCCCCACAATGTAAATCATTAAAAGATTGATCAAACGTTCCCCCTAATGGCCCTTGTGCTTCTCGAGGACCAGTTACAGAAGCCCCTTCTGTTAAATAAATATTATTTTCATATAGCCATGTTTGTTTTCCCATTTTTCTCATCCGTTTTTCCTCCTACATCCACTGTTGAATGATGTACCGAACGACCCCGACTAAGTATGCGGCAACTGTACCAAACACTATAACCGGACCGGCTAACTTAAACATGTTAGAGGCAACTCCTAACACAAAACCTTCACTTTTATATTCTAGTGCTGCACTCGTAATCGTATTGGAAAATCCGGTGACAGGTACTGCTGTGCCTGCACCAGCAAACTGACCTAACTTATCATACCAACCGAGCCCTGTGAAAATAGCTGCAAGCAAAATTAATGTCGTGACAGTCGGATTTACAGCTTGTTTTTCACTAAAGTCGAATACATTAATGTACATGTTCGTTAGCATTTGGCCAAACACACAAATAAGCCCACCAATAATATAGGCTTTAACACAGTTTAGAAAGATATTCGGTTTTGGTTGATATTGCTTTACCGTGTTTTTATAATTATGCTTCTGAAATTTTTGACTCATATGTCCACCTCATTTTATTGAACAAATATAATCCATTGAAAAAGGGAACCAAAAATTTTGCCAAAGACTAACGCACCAAGTAACCATAAAAGGTGGGTTTCCATACCAATCCTCTTCGTGATAATCGGGAACACGTTTAGTACTTCCGTTAACCCAGCCGCTAACATCCCAATAAATATTCCGTGAAAACAACCCCAAATAATCATGAAGATAATAGGGAGTTGTAAGGATACCCCATCAAAGGATAAAATAGTCCCCATCCACGCTCCCATTACCACACTCGCCTCGAAATATAATATATATTTTCTCCCTTTCGCTAGCTGAATCAACCGGGGAATGATTCCAAGTACAGTTAAAAATGCAACAAATCCTGCACCTACGGCTAATCCTGCGGCAAGGCCGATTATGATTTCGAGTACATTAATCATCTGCATCTTTTTGGCTCACTTTATTTTCGTGCATAATGACATAGTGGTCTAAATTTTGTTGATAATTAAACATTTCAACCTCTAAGGGGCTAGGCTCTTCGTTAATCCGTTTTTTAAATAAATGATTAAAAAACAAAATCATCCCGAGGCCAAGACCGATAGAATAAGGGATTTGTAACCAAAGGGGATACTTCTCCCACCTTCCCGTCATCATAAAATGGAGCTGTTGCTGAACCTCTTGCATACTCACATCATAGTGAAAGTTCATAATTGCCATTGCTGCCCCAATGAACAACAACAACCAAATAAAAGAAACAAGGATGAAATTCGGCTTTTTATTCGTATAATCTTTAATATTCACAATGGTTTGGTTTGGTCCTAATGGTTGTATTTCAAGGTGTGGAAACTGTTCCCGAATTTTTTCTACGACAGAAAAAATATCAAAGATGACGATATTTCGATCATGTTTTTTAATTTGGTATAAAAAAAACTGTTCTAATAATAATTTCCATTGCTCACTAGCCGAAATAACAGCAATATCCTTAAGTAACACTTTATGTTCCTTTGGAACGGAAATTTTATTGCGTAAGCGAAGATAGACAATCTCCCCCATCGTTATACCTCCTCATGATGAGAAGTCTGAAGTTATTATGTGTCATATTCTTCATTTTCATGCGGCCACTCATAGGATCATAAGCAGAAAAAAGCACAAAAAAAAATACCGGAAACATCCGGTATTTTACGTTTTCATTTGATCTTTTATTTGACTTAAAATCTTTTTCTCTAATCTTGATACTTGAACTTGAGAAATTTCTAGCCGTTCTGCGACTTCTGATTGGGTTTTATCTTTAAAATAACGCAAATAAATAATTAGTCGCTCTCGATCATTCAGGCTTCGAATGACTTCTTTCAACGCGATTTTATCAAACCACTTCGTATCCTCATCTGCTATTTGATCAAGCAGAGTGATTGGATCACCGTCGTTTTCATACACCGTTTCATGGATGGAATGAGGTGATTTTGACGCTTCTTGTGCAAAAACAATATCTTCAGGGGATATGTCTAGTTCGTCCGCAATTTCCTGCACAGTTGGTGAACGTCCTAACTTTTTCGTTAATTCATCCTTTTTCCTTCTAACCTTGTTGCCTGTTTCTTTTAAAGACCGACTTACTTTTACACTGCCATCGTCACGAATAAAACGTTGGATTTCACCGATTATCATCGGTACAGCGTAAGTTGAAAATTTTACATCATAAGAAAGATCAAACTTATCAATTGATTTTAATAATCCAATACAGCCGATTTGAAATAAATCATCTGCGTCGTATCCTCTGTTAAGAAATCGTTGTACTACGGACCAAACCAATCGGGTATTTCGCTCGACAAGCAGATCACGGGCTTCTTGGTTCCCGCTTTGACTACTTTCGATTAATTGTTTCACTTCTTCATCAGGCAACTGTTTTTCTTTATTTTGTTGCAAGTGCACATCCATAGGCATGGCCCCTTAATTACACAAGGTTTTACTTTGTTTAAAGTATTTTTTAAACCTAACAATCGTCCCCATTCCTGGTGTTGATGAAATTTCTACTTCATCCATGAAGTTTTCCATAATCGTAAATCCCATTCCAGAACGTTCCAATTCCGGTTTCGAAGTGTATAACGGCTGCTTAGCTTCATCTACATTTTCAATACCAATTCCTTCATCGCGAATTTCAATGGCTACATGGTCGTCACGCAACTGCCCATTAATCACAACTTTACCTTCACTATTATTTTCATAGCCGTGGATAATCGCATTTGTTACAGCTTCGGAAACGACTGTCTTAATTTCTGTTAGCTCATCCATTGTTGGATCAACTTGGGATACAAATGCAGCAACTGTGACACGGGCAAAGGATTCGTTTTCACTTCGAGCTGAAAAAGATAAAGTCATTTCATTATTCATGACGCCACCCCCAAGCTTTTCAGCGCGAAGTTTTCATCTTCTTCTAAACGAATAATTTTAAATAAACCTGACAAGTCAAACAGTCGCTTAACAGAAGGAGAAATTGAACATACTACCATTTCTCCACCTAATTGTTTCGTTTCCTTATATCGACCCAACATGACACCTAAACCGGAACTATCCATAAAACTTAACGTTTCCAAATTCACAATCACGTGCCGGATAGGTTCCTTTTGCATTTCTTTTTGCCACTTTTCTTTTAATTGTTCAGATGTATGGTGATCAAGTTCACCGGACAATCTTACGAGTAAAACATCTTCTTTACTTTCAAATTCAACGGAAAGACTCAACCTTTGTGCCTCCTTTTTTATGATGCTAATTGAGTCTTTCGCTTTTTCTTTTTTTATTTCCTGCTTGGCGACAAAAGAAGTGTTGATTCGATGAAATTGGTTATCATATCGTTACGATTTGACAAATTCCTTAAAGGATCGCTTTAAAAGGGTCCATATATTTGCAGTCTTCATATCATCCTTTAACACCAATGGTGTTTCGGACAACACTTTATCCCCATTTTTAATTTGCAACACTCCGACTCGATCCCCTTTTTTCATCGGCACTTTTAACCCTTTGTCATACTTAATCTCTTTTTTCACCTGTTCTGCATTTTCACCTTTTTTCAACAGTAGGGAAACATTATCACTCGTTACAACATCTACTTTCTCACTTTGGGCGTTGATCATAGATAGTTGATCAACTACGTCAAAACGTTTGTATAGGGGTTTCGTTTCAAACTGATGAAAGGCATAATCAAGCATTGTCGTTATGTCTCGATTTCGCTTTTTTGTCGTGTCAGCACCCATTGCAACAGCGATAACCCTCATGTCGCCACGCTTTGCCGTAGCAGTTAAACAGTATTTCGCTTCATTTGTATAGCCTGTTTTTAACCCATCTACTCCTTTATAAAACTTCACAAGCTTGTTCGTGTTTACAAGCCAAAATTCATCCTCTGTACCTTTACGTAAGTAATCATCGTAAATGCTTGTATATTCTGTTATCTTTTGATGCTTTAGCAGTTCTTTTGCCATAATAGCTAAATCTTTCGCTGTACTATAATGGTTTTTGGCAGGGAGTCCTGTAGTATTTTGAAATTGTGTGTCTTTCAACCCAAGCTGTTTCACCTTTTCATTCATCAATTTCACAAATGCTTTTTCACTGCCAGCGATACGCTCCGCTAATGCTACAGAGGCATCATTCCCTGAAGCAATTGCAACCCCTTTTAGCAGGTCATGCACAGTCATTTCTTCGCCAGCCTCTAAGAAAATTTGTGAACCACCCATGGAAGCTGCATGTTCACTGATGCGAACTTTTTCATCAAGCTTAATTGTACCTTTTTCAAGAGCTTCCATAATAAGAATAAGGGTCATGATTTTCGTCATACTTGCTGGTGGTAATCGCTTATCAGCATTTTTCGTATACAATACTTTTCCAGTGTCCTTTTCCATCAAGATTGCTGATTTAGAATGTTCCGCAAGGTCTAAGTCGTTAGATTCTTCCGCAAAGATTGATGTCATCGGAAATGAAACAAGCATGGAAAGTGTGATCATCAATGCTGTAATTTTTTTCATTCATTTTCCCTCCATTCCTGATGTTTCATATTTTTTCCATGTAACACAAAATTTATAACCATTTTTTAAAAGAAAAAGCCCTAACTTTTTGTTAGGGCTTGGGTCCTTGCTTACTTTGTAATAATATCCTGGATTAGTGTAGGTGGATCCACTCTTTCGGGCTGTATTGTAATGTTGGAATATAACTTTTCTTTCACTTGTTCAATGGATGTATCATTGGCATGAATCGTTAGGATTGGTTCATCTTTTTCAACGTAGTCCCCGACTTTTTTATGAAGAAAAATGCCTACAGCATGATCAATAATCGATTCTTTCGTTGCTCGGCCTGCACCTAGCATCATAGCCGCTGTGCCAATTTCATCAGCAACCATCTCTTGAATGTAACCAGATTCCTTTGCTAACAGGGAAACTCGATTTGCTGCTTGGGGCAATCTTGATTGATCATCAATCACAGCGTCATCTCCGCCTTGAGCACGTAAAAAATTGCGAAACTTTTCCAAAGCTAAATCATTTTCCATGCTCTGTTCAAGCATTTGTTTCGCTTGATCAAGTGTATCAGCCTTTTTTGCTAACACTACCATTTGACTACCGAGGGTTAAACAAAGTTCTGTTAAATCTTCTGGTCCTTCCCCTCTTAACGTATCAATTGCTTCTTTTACTTCAAGTGCATTTCCGATGGCTCTGCCTAATGGCTGACTCATATCACTAATAACAGCCATTGTATGACGGTTTACTTGGTTCCCGATATCAACCATCGCCTTTGCCAACTTTTGCGCTTCTTCAGTGCTCTTCATAAATGCACCCGCCCCGGTTTTTACATCCAAAACGATGGCATCAGCACCAGCGGCAATTTTCTTACTCATAATAGAGCTGGCAATAAGGGGAATGGAGTTTACCGTGGCCGTTACATCTCGTAAACCATACAACTGCTTATCGGCTGGGGTTAAATTTCCTGATTGACCCATCACTGCGACATGATTTTTGTTCACAAGATTAATAAATTGCTGTTTGTCTAATTCCACATTAAAGCCTGGGACAGATTCTAATTTATCAATCGTACCACCTGTATGCCCTAAGCCACGTCCGCTCATTTTCGCAACAGGTACACCAA contains these protein-coding regions:
- a CDS encoding pyrimidine-nucleoside phosphorylase, whose protein sequence is MRMVDIIEKKRDGYELTEEEIQFFINGYTEGTIPDYQASALCMAIYFNGMTDEERAYITMAIVHSGETIDLAAISGIKVDKHSTGGVGDTTTLVLAPLVASVGVPVAKMSGRGLGHTGGTIDKLESVPGFNVELDKQQFINLVNKNHVAVMGQSGNLTPADKQLYGLRDVTATVNSIPLIASSIMSKKIAAGADAIVLDVKTGAGAFMKSTEEAQKLAKAMVDIGNQVNRHTMAVISDMSQPLGRAIGNALEVKEAIDTLRGEGPEDLTELCLTLGSQMVVLAKKADTLDQAKQMLEQSMENDLALEKFRNFLRAQGGDDAVIDDQSRLPQAANRVSLLAKESGYIQEMVADEIGTAAMMLGAGRATKESIIDHAVGIFLHKKVGDYVEKDEPILTIHANDTSIEQVKEKLYSNITIQPERVDPPTLIQDIITK